In Thermodesulfobium sp. 4217-1, the following proteins share a genomic window:
- a CDS encoding serpin family protein, with protein MKFLSFLLAFLFLVSVQSSAYAVDELSSLSENNNTFAFNMFRELNSDKNIVFSPFSIYTALSITSLWAGGTTKDEFDKVLNNNLPLEQFHQSYKDIIDSASIGSNKFNIANALWLDNGFQPEEDFLNNATNLFDTHVENLDFQNNPKDSSDTINSWIEQNTNNLIKNLISPSSISINTRIIITNAIYFKGNWERSFDPKEDSDLNFYVTPDKPVKTTFMQQDGAFFYYENQSEKLLQLNYKGDSLSLVIILPEGNIDNFIKNLSDEEFRSILRNMKPEELNIKIPKFKFSYTSDLAKQLSDLGMRSAFTTDADFSGISKSQSLYISDVIHQAYIDVNETGTEAAAATSISFTTTAFNPVPVKNFIVDHPFIFAIMDNKTKTVLFLGKILNPQ; from the coding sequence TTGAAGTTTTTGAGTTTTTTGTTAGCTTTTTTGTTTCTTGTGTCAGTTCAATCAAGCGCTTATGCTGTAGACGAGCTCTCTAGTCTTTCTGAAAACAACAACACCTTTGCTTTTAATATGTTTAGAGAATTAAATTCTGATAAAAATATAGTCTTCTCGCCTTTTAGCATATATACAGCTCTTTCTATAACATCTTTATGGGCAGGTGGCACCACAAAAGATGAGTTTGACAAAGTTCTAAATAACAATTTACCTCTTGAGCAGTTTCATCAGTCTTACAAAGATATAATAGATAGCGCCTCAATTGGCTCAAATAAGTTTAACATTGCAAATGCCCTATGGCTTGACAATGGTTTTCAACCAGAAGAAGATTTTTTGAACAATGCCACTAACTTATTTGACACCCACGTTGAAAACTTAGATTTTCAAAACAATCCAAAAGATAGCTCAGACACCATAAACTCATGGATAGAACAAAACACGAACAACCTTATAAAAAATTTGATAAGTCCGAGCAGTATAAGCATCAATACTCGTATTATTATAACCAACGCAATTTACTTTAAGGGCAATTGGGAAAGATCGTTTGATCCCAAAGAAGATTCAGACCTAAACTTTTATGTTACTCCAGATAAGCCAGTTAAGACGACTTTTATGCAGCAAGATGGAGCATTTTTTTATTACGAAAATCAATCAGAAAAGTTGTTGCAGTTAAACTATAAAGGAGATAGCCTTTCCTTAGTAATAATTTTGCCAGAAGGAAACATAGACAATTTCATAAAAAATTTAAGCGACGAAGAATTTAGGTCGATATTGAGGAATATGAAACCTGAGGAATTAAACATAAAGATTCCAAAATTTAAATTTAGTTACACATCAGACTTAGCCAAACAATTAAGCGATTTAGGAATGAGGTCAGCTTTTACTACAGATGCTGATTTCTCTGGCATAAGTAAATCTCAGAGTCTCTACATTTCCGACGTTATCCATCAAGCATATATAGATGTAAACGAAACTGGTACAGAGGCCGCTGCAGCTACATCCATAAGCTTTACTACGACAGCTTTCAACCCTGTTCCAGTAAAAAATTTCATAGTCGATCATCCTTTTATCTTCGCAATAATGGATAACAAAACAAAAACAGTTTTATTCTTAGGAAAAATTTTAAATCCACAATAA
- a CDS encoding HesA/MoeB/ThiF family protein, translating to MIAKQFERNVMSLGKENQIKLFNSTVSIVGMGGLGGFVLEHLVRLGVGHIKIVDKDVFDESNLNRQILSDVNSLGKPKVEIAKIRAKSINKEVIIDSFEAGFNEESAGEILRGSSVVVDALDNNNSRSLLFRIAKSLGIPVVHAAVSMTSGEIRVFFPEDEIIDFKKNRGTEEYRGIISPTVAVAASIQAMEVVKILINKGNVLKVGMYFDLMDNFYSVI from the coding sequence GTGATAGCAAAACAATTTGAGAGAAATGTAATGTCTCTGGGAAAAGAAAACCAGATAAAGCTCTTTAACTCTACCGTGTCTATTGTAGGAATGGGTGGCCTTGGGGGCTTTGTACTTGAGCACCTTGTCAGATTAGGAGTAGGCCATATAAAAATTGTAGACAAGGACGTCTTTGATGAATCAAACCTAAATAGACAAATACTCTCAGATGTCAATTCTCTTGGCAAACCAAAGGTAGAGATAGCTAAAATCAGAGCAAAAAGCATCAACAAAGAAGTAATAATAGATTCATTTGAGGCTGGATTCAACGAAGAGAGCGCAGGTGAAATATTAAGAGGATCAAGTGTGGTAGTAGATGCACTCGATAACAACAATTCCAGGTCGCTGTTGTTCAGAATTGCCAAAAGCCTTGGCATACCCGTAGTCCATGCAGCAGTCTCAATGACTTCTGGAGAGATAAGGGTTTTCTTCCCAGAAGACGAAATAATTGATTTCAAAAAAAATAGAGGCACAGAAGAATATAGGGGCATAATTTCGCCTACTGTCGCAGTAGCTGCTTCAATTCAAGCTATGGAAGTGGTAAAAATATTGATAAACAAGGGCAACGTGCTAAAAGTTGGAATGTATTTTGATTTGATGGATAATTTTTATTCTGTAATTTAG
- a CDS encoding DUF445 family protein encodes MKFDRVFYSLLIPYILLFIFGNLFKIEFFLSIMPIFLGALVGYVTNVVAVWMIFNPKKKKFGYQGIIPKSKFEISERLSNIVEKELINHDSILIMLESKSDRIKRSLVDFLYSLLNNDFGSAKDCFKDKSSEFRSMFVRLYEENLNLIVRLVDSILLKVLSNPLGKLIDLEKLRVEIINSRETIKDKFDNFLAEKTIVDVFGEDNLDVVFDKIKKYLQYDFKEVLYSNLSDKSVNQIVPNSKLIVNFVLNWLATKLSDDEFVDKIASFIEEEIKSSKKGIVEEALLFYTNIFAPNYISEKIKKFITGLREEIISNEKFVESIEYSINELMSKKLSEIVTAESFFNSYDKVFTFFEPNIDDSRVRVYDKKILDYFGYDAFEKVLLTLFGCIDENKEKIYFKELYLLKRESFKSWLYTFLGSDKVKRKVSVIVEYLLSRKIGNIVKFFENMNLDIDLILSEIVDGLYAYIKDWISLLIGHVDVKLIVKEKIENFSVEEMENLVFGIMDKEFRIIELLGVPIGALLGIVQVVVSLFK; translated from the coding sequence TTGAAATTTGACAGAGTATTTTATTCTTTATTAATACCATATATTCTTTTGTTTATTTTTGGGAATCTTTTTAAGATCGAATTTTTTTTATCGATTATGCCAATCTTTCTTGGCGCCCTTGTGGGATACGTTACGAACGTTGTGGCTGTGTGGATGATATTTAACCCAAAGAAGAAAAAATTTGGCTATCAGGGTATAATCCCAAAGTCGAAATTTGAAATAAGCGAAAGGCTGTCGAATATTGTAGAAAAAGAGCTTATTAATCACGATTCTATATTAATTATGCTTGAAAGCAAGTCTGACAGGATAAAGAGATCGCTAGTAGATTTTCTATACTCTTTGTTGAACAATGATTTTGGATCTGCGAAGGACTGTTTTAAAGATAAATCTTCAGAGTTCAGATCTATGTTTGTAAGATTGTATGAGGAAAATTTGAATTTGATAGTGCGTCTTGTAGACTCTATTCTCTTAAAGGTGCTATCCAATCCTCTGGGCAAACTTATTGATTTGGAAAAATTAAGAGTTGAAATAATAAATTCTCGAGAGACTATAAAGGATAAGTTTGATAACTTCTTGGCTGAAAAGACGATAGTTGATGTATTTGGGGAAGACAATCTTGACGTAGTTTTCGATAAAATTAAAAAATATCTGCAGTATGATTTTAAGGAAGTTCTGTATTCAAACCTATCAGATAAGAGCGTTAACCAGATAGTGCCCAATTCGAAGCTAATAGTAAATTTTGTGCTTAACTGGCTGGCTACAAAGCTAAGCGATGATGAGTTTGTAGATAAAATAGCTTCTTTTATTGAGGAAGAGATTAAGTCTTCTAAAAAGGGCATTGTCGAGGAGGCTTTACTTTTTTATACAAACATTTTTGCACCAAATTATATTTCTGAAAAGATTAAAAAATTTATTACGGGTTTAAGAGAAGAGATAATTTCAAACGAAAAGTTTGTTGAGAGCATAGAATATAGCATAAATGAACTAATGAGCAAAAAATTAAGTGAAATTGTAACCGCTGAGAGTTTTTTTAACTCTTATGATAAGGTATTTACTTTTTTTGAGCCAAATATTGATGATTCAAGGGTCAGGGTGTATGACAAGAAAATATTGGATTATTTTGGTTACGATGCATTTGAAAAAGTTTTGCTTACTCTGTTCGGCTGTATCGATGAGAACAAAGAAAAAATATATTTTAAAGAGTTATATCTTCTGAAGAGAGAGAGCTTTAAGTCATGGCTTTATACATTCCTGGGTTCTGACAAGGTTAAAAGAAAAGTTAGCGTAATTGTTGAGTACCTGCTTTCAAGGAAAATAGGAAATATCGTCAAATTTTTTGAGAATATGAACCTGGATATAGACCTGATCTTAAGTGAAATTGTTGATGGATTGTATGCATATATAAAAGACTGGATATCTCTTTTGATAGGTCATGTGGACGTAAAATTGATAGTAAAAGAGAAAATAGAAAACTTTTCGGTGGAAGAGATGGAAAACCTTGTTTTTGGCATAATGGACAAGGAGTTTAGGATAATAGAGCTCTTGGGAGTGCCTATAGGAGCGCTATTGGGAATTGTCCAGGTGGTTGTGAGCCTTTTTAAATAA
- a CDS encoding sulfite oxidase-like oxidoreductase: MRSIVSSDTNRPDRLPPGQRWVEKPIVYDIKKVPEVDLSSFRFRIYGLVESELIMSFNEIKKLEPVELTADFHCVTTWSVKNIVWEGVQTKELMKMCKPKESAKYVIVHCREGYTTNLPLSYLFEEDSLLAWKMNSMPIPKSNGYPLRIVIPKLYAWKSAKYIESIELVEQDMPGFWEDRGYHMRGDPWLEERYE; encoded by the coding sequence ATGAGATCAATAGTTAGCTCAGATACAAATAGACCTGACAGGCTGCCTCCAGGTCAGAGATGGGTTGAAAAACCGATTGTATATGACATAAAAAAGGTTCCAGAAGTAGATCTATCATCTTTTAGATTTAGGATATATGGTCTTGTAGAGAGCGAATTAATCATGAGCTTTAATGAGATAAAGAAGCTCGAACCTGTAGAGCTAACTGCCGATTTTCACTGCGTTACCACCTGGAGCGTAAAAAATATAGTATGGGAAGGAGTGCAGACAAAAGAGCTTATGAAGATGTGCAAGCCAAAAGAGAGCGCAAAATACGTTATAGTCCACTGCCGCGAAGGCTACACCACAAATCTTCCTTTAAGTTATCTTTTTGAAGAAGACTCTTTGCTTGCGTGGAAGATGAACTCTATGCCCATCCCAAAGTCAAATGGCTATCCATTGAGAATCGTAATTCCGAAGCTCTACGCCTGGAAAAGTGCTAAATACATAGAATCGATAGAATTAGTCGAACAAGATATGCCGGGATTTTGGGAAGATAGAGGGTATCATATGAGAGGCGATCCATGGCTCGAAGAAAGATACGAATAG
- a CDS encoding FmdB family zinc ribbon protein: MPTYVYRCNSCGNKFELRRSFKDESEVLCPECGSPSEKIFVPVPIVFKGSGFYVNDSTNSKNSAGTVSSGDKGSLSIEGAKCPASNKTKK; this comes from the coding sequence ATGCCAACTTATGTTTATAGATGTAATAGCTGTGGAAATAAATTTGAGTTGCGAAGATCTTTTAAGGATGAATCGGAGGTTTTGTGCCCTGAGTGTGGCAGTCCTTCCGAAAAGATTTTTGTGCCTGTGCCTATAGTTTTCAAGGGATCTGGATTTTATGTGAATGACTCCACAAACTCTAAAAATAGCGCTGGCACCGTATCGTCAGGCGACAAGGGATCTCTTTCTATCGAAGGCGCAAAGTGTCCTGCGTCAAACAAAACTAAGAAGTAG
- a CDS encoding dihydroorotate dehydrogenase, with translation MSNLRIKLDKKFLENPFIAPSGVFGLGYDVSFDYEIKKFGAFTMKTATTKKRDGNIPPRTVETPAGMLNSIGLQNPGIDEYLKLFPAIKKFFSKCPLIFSISGETVDDFEYLANRVAEIESDLIALELNLSCPNLRSGGVTFSSSVRDSIDVCKKVRKAWGKSLIAKLSPLSDFKEMGISLEAEGVNIFCAINTLPGMRFDIYKRKPSLGNSHGGLSGPALLPVSLKCVWDLRKVTKLPIIGVGGVYSAESAIEMFMAGANYVGIGSAYYNNPDLLDEVIGGVKKFLIENDLKGIEELASLAHKDA, from the coding sequence ATGTCTAATTTAAGGATAAAGCTTGACAAGAAATTTTTAGAAAATCCCTTTATAGCCCCCTCAGGCGTATTTGGTTTGGGCTATGATGTGAGCTTTGATTATGAGATTAAAAAATTTGGCGCTTTTACAATGAAAACTGCTACCACAAAAAAAAGAGATGGGAATATCCCACCAAGGACAGTAGAAACGCCTGCTGGAATGCTAAATTCTATCGGGCTTCAGAACCCGGGCATAGACGAATATCTAAAACTCTTCCCTGCAATAAAAAAATTTTTTTCAAAATGTCCGCTAATATTTAGCATATCTGGTGAAACAGTTGACGATTTTGAATATTTAGCTAATAGAGTTGCAGAGATTGAAAGCGATCTTATAGCACTTGAATTAAACCTTTCCTGTCCAAATCTACGAAGTGGAGGGGTAACCTTCTCTTCAAGCGTTAGAGATTCTATTGATGTTTGCAAAAAGGTTAGGAAGGCCTGGGGGAAAAGCCTAATAGCAAAGTTGTCCCCTCTTTCTGATTTCAAAGAAATGGGAATATCTCTGGAAGCTGAGGGTGTAAATATTTTTTGTGCAATAAATACATTGCCTGGAATGAGATTCGATATATACAAGAGGAAGCCATCACTTGGAAATTCTCACGGTGGGCTTTCAGGTCCTGCGCTATTGCCAGTATCTCTGAAATGCGTTTGGGATTTGCGCAAGGTTACAAAGTTGCCGATCATTGGAGTAGGCGGAGTGTATTCTGCGGAATCTGCTATAGAGATGTTTATGGCTGGAGCTAATTATGTAGGGATTGGCTCTGCTTATTATAACAATCCAGATTTATTGGACGAGGTTATCGGCGGCGTTAAGAAGTTCTTGATAGAAAACGATCTGAAGGGTATAGAGGAGCTTGCCTCTCTGGCTCACAAGGATGCTTAG
- the dtd gene encoding D-aminoacyl-tRNA deacylase, producing the protein MRVVVQRVQSASVSVSEKNLYSSIDRGLVLLVNVEKDDSKEEISSFCEKICKLRLFQSEKMPMDISLVDINGEVLIIPQFTLLANTSKGLRPSFERSEKPDRANELFDYMFSVLKEKVVVKKGFFGEHMQVSLINDGPVTVIFDTRMSL; encoded by the coding sequence TTGAGGGTTGTTGTCCAAAGGGTACAAAGCGCAAGCGTCAGCGTAAGTGAGAAAAATTTATATTCATCCATAGATAGAGGCTTAGTTTTACTTGTAAACGTCGAGAAGGATGACTCCAAGGAAGAGATATCTTCATTTTGTGAAAAAATATGTAAATTAAGGCTTTTTCAATCTGAAAAGATGCCGATGGACATATCTCTTGTCGATATAAATGGCGAAGTATTGATCATACCTCAATTCACATTGCTTGCTAACACATCAAAGGGCTTGAGACCGAGCTTTGAGAGATCTGAAAAGCCAGATAGGGCTAATGAACTATTTGATTATATGTTTAGCGTTTTAAAAGAAAAGGTTGTTGTAAAAAAGGGATTTTTCGGGGAACACATGCAGGTATCTCTTATAAACGATGGGCCTGTAACGGTTATTTTTGATACCAGGATGAGTCTATGA
- the rdgB gene encoding RdgB/HAM1 family non-canonical purine NTP pyrophosphatase → MKLLLATNNKNKIKEIVNILSKYYFEFVLPGEVGCFIDPEETGSTFCENALIKARAFYEATGIAALADDSGLEVDALDKKPGVLSSRFFGEVTDAEKCMGILKLLGDLPFEKRTARFKACFVLYNGKILNQAEGVCEGRIAFEPKGENGFGYDPIFIPLDFKKSMAELSLDEKEKISHRGNALRIFSNNIKKFNK, encoded by the coding sequence ATGAAGTTATTGCTTGCTACTAACAATAAAAACAAAATAAAAGAAATTGTAAACATTTTATCTAAATATTATTTTGAATTTGTGCTGCCAGGGGAAGTAGGTTGCTTTATCGATCCTGAAGAAACAGGCTCTACTTTTTGTGAAAACGCTTTAATAAAAGCCAGGGCATTCTATGAAGCTACAGGTATCGCTGCTTTGGCAGATGACTCTGGCCTTGAAGTTGACGCGTTGGACAAAAAGCCAGGGGTTTTGTCATCAAGGTTCTTTGGCGAGGTAACAGACGCAGAAAAATGTATGGGTATTTTGAAACTTCTTGGTGATTTGCCATTCGAAAAAAGGACTGCAAGGTTTAAGGCTTGTTTTGTTTTGTATAACGGCAAGATTTTGAATCAGGCAGAAGGTGTTTGTGAGGGACGCATTGCTTTTGAGCCTAAGGGCGAAAATGGGTTTGGTTACGATCCAATATTTATTCCATTAGACTTTAAAAAAAGTATGGCCGAGCTATCACTTGATGAAAAAGAAAAGATAAGCCACAGGGGCAATGCATTAAGAATTTTCAGTAATAACATAAAAAAATTTAACAAATAG
- the gcvT gene encoding glycine cleavage system aminomethyltransferase GcvT, translated as MENLKSTPLEAEHIRLKAKMAPFGGWNMPIQYESIIEEHMQCRKSIALFDTCHMGEFFFTGDLEKTNIERAFSFKVGTIKVGKCRYGLILNEKGGMVDDCIIYRLGENELMMVVNAGTKDNDFNVIKSVLKGDFVFEDKSEVTSKIDVQGPLSRDLLRKYFGSAVDELKYFSFVNANLMGQDVMLSRTGYTGELGFEIYMPSKICVEVWNELLKDERIKPAGLGARDLLRLEMGYPLYGSDLDEETTPLEADLSYFVHLDKDFVGKDVLMKQVENGLEKIRVGFVCDGRRAPRHGYRIFADGVDIGYVTSGGFSPSLGKGIGMGYVKTKYSSENSTLELSQDKVKINAVVEKIPFYKDGSLRK; from the coding sequence ATGGAAAATCTTAAATCAACTCCGCTTGAGGCCGAACACATAAGGCTAAAGGCGAAAATGGCGCCATTTGGCGGTTGGAACATGCCTATTCAGTATGAAAGTATAATTGAAGAGCATATGCAGTGCAGAAAAAGTATAGCGCTTTTTGACACCTGTCATATGGGAGAGTTCTTCTTTACTGGCGATCTGGAAAAGACAAACATTGAGAGAGCTTTTTCATTTAAAGTCGGAACTATAAAAGTTGGAAAGTGCAGATATGGTCTCATATTGAACGAAAAAGGTGGAATGGTAGACGATTGCATTATCTACAGATTGGGCGAAAATGAGCTTATGATGGTAGTGAATGCAGGTACGAAGGATAACGATTTTAACGTTATAAAAAGTGTCTTAAAGGGTGATTTTGTATTCGAAGACAAGTCTGAAGTTACCTCAAAGATAGATGTTCAGGGGCCTCTTTCGAGAGATCTATTAAGAAAATATTTTGGCAGCGCAGTGGACGAGTTAAAATATTTCTCTTTCGTCAATGCTAATCTCATGGGTCAGGATGTAATGCTTTCAAGAACTGGTTATACGGGGGAGCTGGGTTTTGAGATATACATGCCATCAAAGATTTGTGTAGAGGTTTGGAATGAATTGCTTAAAGATGAAAGGATAAAACCTGCTGGTCTTGGAGCAAGGGATTTGCTAAGGCTTGAAATGGGCTATCCTTTGTACGGCAGCGATCTTGATGAAGAAACTACGCCTTTGGAAGCTGATCTGTCATATTTTGTGCACCTTGACAAAGATTTTGTTGGCAAGGATGTGCTTATGAAACAGGTGGAAAACGGATTAGAGAAAATTAGAGTTGGTTTTGTTTGCGATGGAAGAAGGGCTCCCAGACACGGTTATAGAATTTTTGCGGACGGGGTAGATATTGGATACGTTACGAGCGGTGGCTTTTCTCCGTCATTGGGCAAAGGAATCGGTATGGGTTATGTAAAGACCAAATATAGCAGTGAGAATTCTACATTAGAGCTATCGCAAGACAAGGTAAAAATCAATGCTGTAGTGGAAAAGATACCTTTTTACAAAGATGGATCTCTTAGAAAATAA
- the gcvH gene encoding glycine cleavage system protein GcvH encodes MSRYYSKDHEWLEIEGNVGTIGITDYAQHQLGDITYIEMPEVGSEIKQFSIFCTIESVKAASDVYAPVSGKIKEINEALENTPEIINKSPEGEGWIVKVEVSNVSEFDNLMDKSSYESYVKGLD; translated from the coding sequence ATGTCAAGATATTATTCAAAGGATCATGAGTGGTTAGAGATCGAGGGAAATGTGGGAACAATTGGAATTACAGATTATGCGCAGCATCAATTGGGAGATATAACGTATATAGAAATGCCTGAAGTTGGTTCTGAGATTAAGCAATTTAGCATATTTTGTACTATTGAATCTGTAAAGGCTGCAAGCGATGTTTATGCCCCAGTGAGCGGCAAGATAAAAGAGATTAATGAAGCCTTGGAAAACACGCCAGAAATTATAAATAAGAGTCCTGAAGGCGAAGGCTGGATAGTAAAGGTTGAAGTTTCAAATGTGAGCGAGTTTGATAACCTGATGGACAAGAGCTCTTACGAATCTTACGTTAAGGGGTTGGACTAA
- the gcvPA gene encoding aminomethyl-transferring glycine dehydrogenase subunit GcvPA — MNFCPHTPEDIKEMCSACNISDPDDLFKGLPVEDIDFKKLNKGISEFEGYNNILDLAKKNNLLSYHFIGGGLYDHIIPSVVDFTTSRSEFYTAYTPYQPECSQGTLQALFEYQTAICNLTDLDVTNASLYDGGSALAEAVLMSLRITKREKIVMDKSVNPIYRNIVKTYLKFLPYELIEVETNGIEPDFEKIKSLLDSDAACFVFQNPTFYGSVHDWTDLISVAHEKGVLAIASVYPISLGIVKTPGQMGVDIATGDGQSLGNPLSFGGPYFGFLVTKKAYIRNMPGRIVGETVDRNNKRAFVLTLQAREQHIKRHRATSNICSNEGLCALRALVYLCSLGKSGLKELSLLNFSKSEYMKEKLSKLGLKIKNNGTTFNEFVVEFKKPAKDIFSDLLSKNIAFGIPLYIFGGSENDILINVTEKMSKEKIDNVCSILEAIL; from the coding sequence ATGAATTTTTGTCCGCATACGCCAGAGGATATAAAGGAAATGTGCTCTGCTTGTAATATAAGCGATCCAGATGATCTATTTAAAGGTCTGCCTGTAGAAGATATAGATTTTAAGAAATTGAATAAGGGCATCTCTGAATTTGAGGGATATAACAATATTTTAGATCTGGCCAAGAAAAATAATTTATTGTCATATCATTTTATAGGGGGAGGTCTCTACGATCACATAATTCCAAGCGTAGTTGATTTTACCACATCGAGATCTGAATTTTATACCGCATATACTCCCTACCAGCCAGAGTGTTCTCAAGGAACCTTGCAAGCATTGTTTGAATATCAGACTGCTATATGCAATCTGACCGATCTAGATGTAACAAATGCTTCGCTTTACGATGGCGGTAGCGCTCTTGCCGAGGCTGTTTTGATGTCTCTTAGGATTACCAAGAGAGAAAAAATAGTTATGGACAAAAGCGTTAATCCTATATATAGAAATATAGTTAAGACATATTTAAAGTTCTTGCCTTACGAGCTAATCGAGGTTGAGACCAATGGGATTGAGCCTGATTTTGAAAAGATAAAGTCTTTGCTTGATTCAGATGCAGCATGTTTTGTCTTTCAAAATCCAACTTTTTATGGTAGTGTGCACGACTGGACTGATTTGATAAGCGTTGCACACGAAAAGGGAGTATTGGCGATAGCTTCTGTTTACCCAATTTCTTTAGGAATTGTAAAAACTCCTGGTCAGATGGGGGTAGACATAGCTACTGGTGATGGGCAGTCATTGGGTAATCCACTTTCCTTTGGCGGACCATATTTTGGCTTTCTGGTTACGAAAAAGGCATATATTAGAAATATGCCTGGTAGGATTGTGGGCGAAACAGTAGATAGGAACAATAAGAGGGCTTTCGTCCTTACATTACAAGCAAGAGAGCAGCACATAAAAAGACATCGTGCAACTTCAAACATATGCTCAAATGAAGGACTTTGTGCTTTGAGGGCTTTGGTTTATCTGTGCTCTCTTGGGAAAAGCGGTCTTAAGGAATTGTCTTTGCTAAACTTCAGCAAGAGTGAATATATGAAAGAAAAGCTGTCTAAGCTTGGCTTGAAGATAAAAAACAATGGCACTACTTTTAACGAATTTGTAGTTGAATTTAAGAAGCCTGCAAAAGATATTTTTTCAGATCTTTTATCAAAGAATATTGCTTTTGGGATACCTCTTTATATTTTCGGAGGCTCTGAAAATGATATTTTAATCAACGTAACTGAAAAGATGTCAAAGGAAAAGATAGATAATGTATGTTCTATTTTGGAGGCCATACTATGA
- the gcvPB gene encoding aminomethyl-transferring glycine dehydrogenase subunit GcvPB, with protein sequence MKLIFEESKCGRKSFNLPESDVSLKNFPVELSRSDVDLPEISELDLVRHFVNLSRLNFSVDTQFYPLGSCTMKYNPKILEKASSTPEFSNLHPYLSILPECIDRCNGALEIISDFQDMLCEITGMDCATVNPMAGAHGELTGIMIISSYHKSKNSKRTKVIVPDSSHGTNPASASMVGYEVVTIPSNSEGEMDVNELKKHLDTDVAAVMMTCPNTLGLFEKNIKQISDMAHSVGALMYYDGANLNAIMGKVRPGDLGFDVIHVNVHKTFGTPHGGGGPGAGPVGVKKFLEDFLPIPRVKRDNGSLVVISSSDKSIGHVSSFFGNFAVVLRAYLYIKLLGHDGIKYSAEMAVLNANYVMNKLKKYLKLPYDRSCMHECVFSLSEMAKVGASALDFAKYLIDMDFHPPTIYFPLIVKEAFMIEPTETESKETLDKFVDTIIDAVKLTEQNAEVFKEFPKTTIISRPDETKAARDLVVKYEKVVG encoded by the coding sequence ATGAAATTAATATTTGAGGAATCGAAATGCGGTAGAAAGTCATTTAATCTGCCCGAATCAGACGTAAGCTTAAAAAATTTCCCAGTTGAATTGTCGCGCTCAGATGTGGATCTGCCAGAGATTTCAGAACTTGATTTGGTAAGACATTTTGTTAATTTATCCAGATTAAACTTTTCTGTAGATACGCAGTTCTATCCATTGGGATCTTGCACAATGAAATACAATCCAAAAATATTGGAAAAGGCTTCAAGCACGCCTGAATTTTCAAATCTGCATCCTTATTTGTCTATTTTGCCAGAGTGCATTGATAGGTGTAATGGTGCCCTTGAGATAATTTCTGATTTTCAAGATATGCTGTGCGAGATAACTGGAATGGATTGCGCTACTGTAAACCCAATGGCTGGTGCTCATGGCGAATTAACTGGCATTATGATTATTTCCAGCTATCATAAGTCAAAAAATTCTAAGAGAACCAAGGTTATTGTCCCTGATTCTTCACATGGGACGAACCCTGCGAGCGCATCTATGGTGGGCTATGAGGTGGTTACCATACCATCAAATAGCGAAGGCGAGATGGACGTAAACGAGCTAAAAAAGCATCTTGATACCGATGTGGCAGCTGTAATGATGACGTGTCCGAATACGCTGGGCCTATTTGAGAAAAATATAAAGCAGATTTCCGACATGGCGCATTCGGTAGGCGCTTTAATGTACTATGACGGTGCAAATCTTAATGCAATTATGGGTAAGGTAAGACCTGGCGACCTTGGGTTTGACGTAATACACGTGAACGTTCATAAAACTTTTGGTACCCCTCATGGCGGCGGAGGTCCTGGGGCTGGCCCTGTGGGAGTAAAGAAGTTTCTTGAAGACTTTCTCCCTATACCAAGGGTAAAAAGAGATAATGGCTCTTTGGTAGTAATATCTAGCTCAGACAAGTCTATTGGTCACGTTTCGTCATTTTTCGGAAATTTTGCTGTGGTGCTGAGGGCATATCTGTATATTAAGCTCCTTGGTCATGATGGAATAAAATATTCTGCTGAAATGGCAGTACTGAACGCAAATTATGTAATGAATAAGCTTAAAAAATATCTAAAGCTTCCCTATGATAGATCTTGTATGCATGAGTGCGTATTCTCTCTTTCTGAAATGGCAAAAGTTGGAGCAAGCGCATTGGATTTCGCAAAATATCTTATAGATATGGACTTTCATCCGCCTACGATATATTTTCCATTGATAGTAAAAGAGGCCTTTATGATAGAGCCAACCGAAACAGAATCAAAAGAAACTCTGGATAAATTTGTCGATACTATTATTGACGCAGTAAAATTAACCGAACAAAATGCTGAGGTTTTTAAAGAATTCCCCAAAACAACTATCATTTCAAGGCCTGATGAGACGAAGGCTGCCAGAGATTTAGTAGTTAAATATGAAAAAGTAGTTGGTTAA